A DNA window from Bradyrhizobium barranii subsp. barranii contains the following coding sequences:
- the mdcB gene encoding triphosphoribosyl-dephospho-CoA synthase MdcB produces MNVALRWQAPPQRVLRAEQLGHLASLCLKLEVDTYPKPGLVSHVDNGAHRDMDAGLLCRSADTLAPFFHDLAAAGAEGAGMDRLRAIGVAAERAMLAATSGVNTHRGAIFGLGLLCAAAGYRGALGIRKPLGELVSQRWGDAIYAGPISMRSHGAVASRRYGAGGARAEAACGFPSVYDIALPALHAARTLAPRDEEAVRVQTCMALIADVADTNLLHRGGVDGLRFAQASASAFLAAGGIGCPGWRKHADGIHQAFVARNLSPGGSADLLAMALFVDALFVDRLAP; encoded by the coding sequence ATGAATGTCGCGCTGAGATGGCAAGCGCCGCCGCAACGCGTGCTCCGCGCGGAGCAGCTCGGTCATCTCGCATCGCTGTGCCTGAAGCTCGAAGTCGATACCTATCCGAAGCCGGGGCTCGTCAGCCACGTCGACAACGGCGCGCATCGCGATATGGACGCCGGGCTCCTGTGCCGAAGTGCCGACACGCTGGCTCCGTTCTTCCACGACCTCGCAGCCGCGGGCGCCGAGGGCGCCGGCATGGACCGGTTGCGCGCGATCGGGGTTGCGGCGGAGCGCGCGATGTTGGCGGCGACCTCAGGTGTGAACACGCATCGCGGCGCGATCTTCGGACTGGGTCTGCTCTGCGCCGCGGCCGGGTATCGCGGCGCTCTCGGCATTCGCAAGCCGCTCGGCGAATTGGTGTCGCAACGTTGGGGCGACGCCATCTACGCAGGCCCGATATCCATGCGTAGCCACGGCGCCGTGGCGTCACGTCGCTACGGCGCCGGCGGCGCCAGGGCGGAAGCGGCTTGTGGCTTCCCCTCCGTCTATGACATCGCCCTTCCCGCGCTGCATGCGGCGCGGACGCTCGCGCCTCGGGATGAGGAGGCGGTCCGGGTTCAGACCTGCATGGCGCTGATCGCAGATGTTGCCGACACCAATCTGTTGCACAGGGGCGGAGTTGACGGATTGCGCTTCGCGCAGGCTAGCGCATCCGCATTCCTTGCCGCAGGCGGAATCGGTTGCCCAGGCTGGCGCAAGCACGCCGACGGCATTCACCAGGCGTTCGTCGCGCGCAATCTCAGTCCGGGCGGATCGGCAGATCTGCTCGCCATGGCTCTGTTTGTGGACGCTCTCTTCGTCGATCGGCTGGCCCCCTGA
- the mdcG gene encoding malonate decarboxylase holo-[acyl-carrier-protein] synthase yields the protein MAEALQRHTMVTASATGWAAAMSRNPALAGEPIIEGWARTGRPLVVRRPACNDPAGMIPLGLPLPPSHGKRRIAVALAPGELIAHAPPPLLADTAAAAPASWRQTIDLLVRLLPETRTFGSLAWQHLTGLPYLSDGSDLDLLWPLSSARHANTLPSDIARIAETAPMRLDGEIVYHAGGVQWREQTGADEDEVLVKGAAGVHVTMRAAFLAGGAS from the coding sequence ATGGCTGAAGCCCTCCAGCGCCATACGATGGTGACGGCCTCGGCCACCGGGTGGGCCGCCGCGATGAGCCGAAATCCCGCGCTCGCCGGCGAGCCGATTATCGAGGGCTGGGCGCGCACCGGCCGCCCGCTCGTGGTTCGTAGGCCGGCCTGCAACGACCCCGCAGGCATGATTCCGCTCGGCCTGCCGCTGCCGCCGAGCCACGGCAAGCGGCGTATCGCGGTCGCGCTCGCCCCCGGCGAACTCATCGCGCATGCTCCGCCGCCATTGCTGGCGGATACGGCAGCAGCCGCGCCGGCGTCGTGGCGCCAGACCATCGACCTGCTCGTCCGCCTTCTGCCGGAGACGCGCACATTCGGCAGTCTGGCCTGGCAGCATCTCACCGGCCTGCCCTATCTGTCCGATGGATCGGACCTCGACCTGCTCTGGCCGCTGTCGTCGGCGAGGCACGCGAACACCCTGCCGTCCGACATCGCGCGGATCGCAGAGACGGCACCGATGCGGCTCGACGGCGAGATCGTCTATCACGCCGGCGGTGTGCAATGGCGCGAGCAGACCGGCGCTGACGAGGACGAAGTCCTCGTCAAGGGCGCGGCCGGCGTTCATGTCACCATGCGTGCGGCGTTTCTTGCGGGTGGCGCGTCATGA